One stretch of Ptiloglossa arizonensis isolate GNS036 chromosome 7, iyPtiAriz1_principal, whole genome shotgun sequence DNA includes these proteins:
- the Sif gene encoding guanine nucleotide exchange factor still life isoform X1, with amino-acid sequence MGNKLSCSCAPLIRKAYRYEDSPWQTGARDVMGGSGGRRGDTGHLLRCGSLRERKRLWAEVFHVSASGAGTVKWQQVSEDLVPVNITCIQDSPECVFHITAYNSQVDKILDVRLVQPGTRIGQASECFVYWRDTMTNDTWGLNFTSPIDAKQFRECCSPSFKISRKASSSYSLKLEPPNKQKIKTRRKPLSTPASPSRSREPQCTCMTPEQFARLRSQEARYRSFCATSTLPRTMARSTEMEMTPARDKITAATSSASLYDNVNNTTATPGKAPKVESTKQKEKQNETCQTTPKTANVGIETVTVGSQIDSPEEKGTTVSPKKPQKQSQDTSTQQNGTEMLKSEGTQAGGTLQNKSLRKEQLHHTKSADYTDLEMQNGNILNIVNNNNSGRKSKSKSTDDMRIENAQNGGISLDSNTLKRMLKPMSSIDSPVTSPEMTRKKHNHHNGSYHYHPSNNNQKYVMQETENENYAHPYRSPYSNKFQASRSVHDMGRQYIGGRDRTYLDSECNRCTGDMSPPSDNVIFDNQCYATTPSSSNGNSDMEQPTHCNSRRCNSSQTYQQQSMQSVSTPGSPTSRLLLEYEMHLRNTLAKGLDAESYSLRTFEALLTQSMENLEFAENIPLNVQRTPHVSRRRHISNKSSTLPLSYRYCNERQNSKDRDGYYSDRNEMIREKRDRDADRDRGYLSDYNSRCASCIGESARAQWFRHSDGWQSGSSTFGSGASSSINPSYPGHKRDSPWDSLPSLRHEGSLNDSGYKSNRTDSLEQRGTFDRQDSVRSDYMSDRDSRYGIVQQASLESTDSRLCYLTSSEMSDDDRMSLTTAVSDDDDGESVINSPYRGKQTGTAAASFNCTGAVRKAGFLSVKKWLLRKKHQIELARKRGWKGYWVCLKGTTLLFYPCDSQESRAMEAAPKHLIIVDGAIMQPIPEHPKRDYIFCLSTAFGDAYLFQAPCQVELDNWVNSIHSACAAAFARHRGKTGTLHLLQEEIFRLEKAIESDHKLKHMADLQQSVVSDVETKQQINNQIVQWEENLERLHCEQFRLRCYMASLQSGELPNPKSLLTHVSRATKQTLNKLGVFTVSSFHAFICARSPSLLNNLLAGRGATKRRPPLLSRSNSGSSRRSLQISSRDDEKPVKVCVPENQLVSVFLRDAMTVEEFLASACNRKNLNPMEHFVRVKKRRDMEDHNYFVPHRTDLIETYSNTHEVVEVCAKILYQVELQRNTLEQMWGFSVEAELVENSDRQDELCCYVSRVEDKSVAMQNGIIKGDEIMVINGAIVSDLDMMYLESVLQEEVGLCMMMRSSRTEPPDLTGIMRVTDDIIESLVCPPPPSDPPVISEEMISGLIVPAPGWSKESIAQECTSASHIENGKQTSRTNSFEIENLLKTAEQVTGICRSPGETRKSSPTGSVVSSHSQALTPSRQLSDAEKLKKVILELIETERTYVKNLNNLLENYLEPLKRETFLSNAEINALFGNIQEIVTFQRQFLQNLDHAIEMEVDFNNFDHPSQFKGVLFSIGSAFLYYVNHFKLYSSFCASHSKAQKVLHPNEGNQALQEFLQARNPRQQHSSTLESYLIKPIQRILKYPLLLQQLRNLTDERSDEHQHLIEALKGMEKVAEHINEMQRIHEEYGAIFDHLFRQHQKSCKQPIDLSPGDLLYYGGVEWLNISDFLGKIKKGLELHAMCFVFKSAVVFLCKERLRQKKKLMGVSTKANSSEVEIIRYQVLIPVTEVQVRASSAKDMESHFLWELIHLRSQLQRRSEKVYVLSNSTTEFRNAFLRTIRQIIRESVRNMSIPSTKQNLSQPQMTISPRMTTGHVDKFEKQPASQGQNGGNNGAATATGPLSKKVVKPQPLSTSHNVKRKYSQSKQTVEHESSEDKDMEESSAVNQQQTIFRSRSKTISDTSGEMKVEMDSGTKSEGEEDSQAFLGEKKANLGRTPNHLTLSTTSTISAGSTGSQARLIQSSHQPENYQPITVKELGSPIWKPRELSSFGEATTLPRKGKSASEFGDISSSHSASRKSLIEINNCAQQSNYNNNI; translated from the exons ATGGGCAATAAGTTGTCTTGCAGTTGTGCTCCCCTTATCAGAAAGGCGTATCGTTATGAAGATTCCCCATGGCAGACAGGGGCTAGGGACGTAATGGGCGGCAGCGGAGGTCGCAGGGGTGATACTGGCCACTTGCTCAGGTGCGGAAGCTTAAGAGAAAGGAAGAG GTTGTGGGCCGAAGTGTTCCATGTGAGTGCAAGTGGAGCAGGGACTGTAAAATGGCAGCAGGTATCGGAAGATTTAGTTCCTGTAAATATCACTTGCATCCAAGATTCGCCAGAATGCGTCTTCCACATTACCGCGTACAACAGCCAGGTCGACAAAATTCTAGATGTGCGATTGGTTCAACCAG GAACCCGTATCGGGCAAGCGTCCGAATGCTTTGTTTATTGGAGAGATACGATGACTAACGATACATGGGGATTGAATTTTACCTCTCCGATCGATGCTAAACAATTCAGAGAATGTTGC TCACCGTCGTTCAAGATTTCAAGGAAAGCGTCCTCTTCTTACTCGTTGAAGCTCGAACCACCGAACAAGCAGAAGATCAAAACGCGGAGAAAGCCTCTATCGACACCAGCATCGCCGAGCAGGTCCAGAGAGCCTCAATGCACTTGCATGACCCCGGAACAATTTGCCAGACTTCGAAGTCAAGAAGCTAGATATCGCAGTTTCTGCG CCACTTCAACGCTTCCCCGTACAATGGCACGATCCACGGAAATGGAAATGACACCGGCTCGCGATAAAATAACAGCGGCAACATCCAGTGCGTCTCTTTACGATAATGTCAACAATACGACCGCAACTCCAGGAAAGGCGCCAAAAGTTGAATCGACGAAACAGAAGGAGAAACAGAACGAAACGTGTCAGACAACACCGAAGACAGCGAACGTTGGCATTGAAACTGTTACCGTTGGCTCACAG ATCGATAGCCCGGAGGAGAAAGGTACTACCGTTTCGCCGAAAAAACCTCAGAAACAAAGTCAAGATACGTCTACTCAACAAAATGGCACTGAAATGTTAAAGTCGGAAGGCACTCAGGCCGGTGGCACCTTGCAAAACAAATCTCTCCGAAAAGAACAATTACACCACACAAAGTCTGCCGATTACACAGACCTGGAAATGCAAAATGGCAATATTCTCAATATAGTGAATAACAATAACAGTGGAAGGAAATCGAAAAGCAAGAGCACAGACGACATGAGGATCGAGAATGCGCAAAACGGTGGTATCAGTTTGGACTCGAATACCCTGAAAAGAATGTTAAAGCCTATGTCGAGTATCGACAGTCCTGTTACATCGCCAGAGATGACCAGAAAGAAGCACAACCATCATAATGGATCTTATCATTATCATCCGAGCAATAATAACCAGAAGTATGTTATGCAAGAGACTGAGAACGAAAACTATGCGCATCCGTATCGAAGTCCGTACAGTAACAAATTCCAGGCTTCTAGAAGCGTGCACGACATGGGACGTCAGTATATTG GCGGCAGAGACAGGACCTATTTAGATTCGGAATGTAATCGGTGCACAGGTGACATGTCGCCGCCGTCGGATAATGTCATCTTCGATAATCAGTGTTACGCGACCACGCCGAGTTCGTCGAATGGTAACTCGGACATGGAACAACCAACGCACTGCAATTCGCGACGTTGTAACAGCAGCCAGACATATCAACAGCAAAGCATGCAATCCGTTTCAACGCCTGGCAGTCCGACCAGTAGACTTCTTCTCGAGTACGAGATGCATTTAAGGAACACCTTGGCCAAGGGTTTGGATGCCGAGAGTTACAGTTTACGTACATTCGAGGCACTGCTCACGCAAAGTATGGAAAATTTAG AATTTGCAGAAAATATACCACTAAACGTACAGCGCACACCACATGTTTCACGAAGAC GTCATATTTCGAACAAGTCGTCGACGTTGCCACTGTCGTATCGTTACTGCAACGAAAGACAAAACAGTAAAGACAGAGACGGCTATTATAGCGATCGCAACGAAATGATACGAgagaagagagacagagacgcTGACCGAGATCGTGGATATCTTAGCGATTACAATTCGAG atGTGCCAGTTGCATCGGAGAATCGGCACGCGCTCAGTGGTTTCGGCATTCCGACGGATGGCAGTCGGGCAGTTCCACTTTCGGTTCTGGTGCTTCCAGTTCGATAAATCCAAGTTATCCGGGACATAAACGTGACTCTCCGTGGGACTCTCTTCCATCGTTGAGACACGAGGGCAGTCTTAACGATAGCGGATATAAATCTAATCGAACAGACTCTCTGGAACAAAG gGGCACTTTTGATAGACAAGACAGCGTAAGATCCGATTACATGTCGGATAGGGACAGTAGATACGGAATCGTTCAACAAGCTTCTTTGGAAAGTACAGACTCGAGACTTTGCTACTTGACGTCGTCAGAG ATGTCGGATGATGATAGAATGTCGCTAACTACGGCTGTGAGCGATGACGATGACGGTGAAAGCGTGATAAATTCACCGTATCGAGGAAAACAAACTGGCACAGCTGCAGCTTCGTTCAATTGTACAGGAGCGGTTCGAAAGGCTGG ATTTCTTAGCGTGAAAAAATGGCTGTTACGGAAGAAACATCAGATCGAGCTTGCGAGAAAAAGAGGCTGGAAGGGTTACTGGGTTTGTTTGAAAGGGACTACGCTTCTCTTCTATCCCTGCGATTCGCAAGAAAGCAGAGCTATGGAAGCGGCGCCGAAGCATTTAATTATAGTTGATGGCGCAATTATGCAACCAATTCCAGAACATCCGAAAAGGGATTACATATTTTGTCTGAGTACCGCGTTCGGCGATGCTTACTTATTCCAA GCACCGTGTCAGGTGGAACTTGACAACTGGGTGAACAGCATTCATTCGGCTTGCGCCGCTGCATTTGCGCGTCATCGCGGCAAAACCGGGACTCTTCATTTGTTGCAGGAAGAGATCTTTCGGTTAGAGAAGGCGATAGAATCG GATCACAAATTAAAGCATATGGCTGATCTTCAGCAGTCTGTTGTTTCCGACGTGGAAACGAAACAGCAAATCAACAATCAGATCGTCCAATGGGAAGAAAACTTAGAACGACTCCACTGCGAGCAATTTCGTCTCAGGTGCTACATGGCTAGTTTACAGAGTGGCGAGTTACCTAATCCTAAA AGTTTATTGACGCACGTATCTCGTGCTACGAAGCAAACGTTAAACAAATTAGGAGTCTTTACGGTGTCGTCGTTTCACGCTTTTATATGCGCACGAAGTCCCTCGTTGTTGAACAACCTGCTGGCAGGTCGCGGAGCTACTAAGAGAAGGCCACCGTTGCTCTCAAGGTCGAATAGTGGATCCAGTAGAAGATCTCTTCAAATTTCTTCGAGAGACGACGAGAAGCCTGTAAAAGTATGCGTACCGGAGAATCAG ttggtgtctgtatttttgcgTGATGCTATGACGGTCGAAGAATTTTTGGCAAGTGCTTGCAACAGGAAGAATTTGAATCCGATGGAACATTTCGTTCGCGTGAAGAAGCGACGCGACATGGAAGATCATAATTATTTCGTACCGCATAGGACCGACTTGATAGAAACATAC TCGAATACGCACGAGGTGGTTGAAGTTTGCGCCAAGATCTTGTATCAAGTAGAGTTGCAAAGAAATACTCTCGAacaaatgtggggtttctcggTGGAAGCAGAGCTAGTGGAAAATTCCGATAGGCAGGACGAATTGTGTTGTTACGTTAGCAGAGTTGAAGATAAAAGTGTGGCAATGCAAAACG GAATTATTAAAGGCGACGAGATCATGGTGATCAACGGTGCGATTGTAAGCGACCTGGATATGATGTATTTGGAAAGTGTACTACAAGAAGAAGTCGGTCTCTGTATGATGATGAGGTCGTCTCGAACCGAACCACCGGATCTCACGGGTATAATGCGGGTTACCGATGACATAATCGAGAGCTTGGTTTGTCCACCGCCACCTTCCGATCCACCGGTCataagcgaagaaatgatttcCGGTCTGATCGTTCCAGCTCCTGGTTGGA GCAAGGAAAGCATAGCGCAGGAGTGTACGTCAGCGTCTCACATAGAAAACGGCAAGCAAACGTCTCGCACAAATtcattcgaaattgaaaatttgttaaaaaccgCTGAACAAGTTACGGGGATCTGTCGATCGCCTGGTGAAACTAGAAAGTCGAGTCCTACCGGAAGTGTGGTTAGCTCTCATTCGCAAGCTCTCACGCCAAGCCGGCAACTAAGCGATGCTGAGAAACTGAAAAAAGTAATTCTAGAATTGATCGAGACTGAACGGACTTACGTCAAG AATTTAAACAATTTGTTGGAGAACTACTTGGAGCCCCTTAAACGCGAGACTTTCCTATCGAATGCAGAGATAAATGCATTGTTTGGAAACATTCAAGAAATTGTTACGTTCCAACGACAGTTTCTACAAAATCTTGATCACGCGATCGAAATGGAGGTTGATTTCAATAATTTTGATCATCCGAGTCAGTTTAAG GGTGTCCTGTTTTCCATTGGAAGTGCCTTTTTGTACTACGTAAATCACTTCAAGCTTTACAGCTCGTTTTGTGCCAGCCATTCGAAGGCGCAAAAGGTTTTACATCCAA aCGAAGGAAATCAAGCTTTACAAGAGTTCCTGCAAGCAAGAAATCCAAGACAACAGCACTCGTCGACTTTAGAGTCATACTTGATAAAACCGATTCAAAGAATACTCAAGTATCCTTTGCTTCTGCAGCAGCTTCGAAATCTCACGGACGAACGAAGCGACGAACACCAACATTTGATTG AGGCGTTAAAGGGCATGGAGAAAGTAGCGGAGCATATAAACGAAATGCAAAGAATTCACGAGGAATATGGAGCTATCTTTGATCATTTGTTCAGACAACATCAAAAGTCTTGCAAGCAG CCGATCGATTTGAGTCCCGGGGATCTTCTGTATTATGGGGGTGTCGAGTGGCTTAACATTTCTGATTTTCTTGGTAAAATTAAGAAAGGCCTGGAGTTGCACGCCATGTGCTTCGTTTTCAAATCCGCCGTTGTCTTTTTGTGTAAAGAAAGATTGAGACAAAAGAAGAAACTTATG GGCGTTTCAACGAAAGCAAATTCCAGCGAAGTAGAAATAATTCGTTACCAAGTATTAATTCCTGTGACGGAAGTTCAAGTCCGAGCTAGTTCCGCCAAAGATATGGAATCCCATTTCTTATGGGAGTTGATTCATTTAAGAAGTCAATTACAGAGAAGATCGGAGAAAGTATATGTGCTGTCCAATAG CACAACAGAATTTAGAAACGCGTTCCTGAGGACTATTCGCCAAATTATTCGAGAATCGGTGCGAAATATGAGTATACCGTCGACGAAACAGAATCTCAGCCAACCTCAAATGACGATATCTCCACGAATGACGACTGGACACGTGGATAAGTTCGAGAAACAGCCGGCGAGTCAAGGACAAAATGGCGGCAATAATGGAGCGGCAACTGCTACCGGACCACTGTCCAAGAAGGTGGTTAAACCGCAACCGTTATCGACATCGCACAATGTAAAACGAAAATACAGTCAATCGAAACAAACAGTGGAGCACGAAAGTTCCGAAGACAAGGACATGGAAGAATCAAGTGCGGTTAATCAACAGCAAACTATCTTTCGCTCCAGAAGCAAGACTATAAGCGATACGTCCG GGGAGATGAAGGTCGAGATGGATTCGGGGACGAAATCCGAGGGAGAGGAAGACTCGCAAGCTTTTTTAGGTGAGAAGAAGGCGAATTTGGGGCGCACTCCGAATCATTTGACTTTGAGCACCACTTCAACCATTTCAGCAGGAAGTACGGGTAGTCAGGCAAGATTAATCCAGTCCTCTCATCAACCGGAAAACTATCAACCCATTACAGTCAAAGAGCTTG GTTCACCCATCTGGAAACCGCGGGAATTATCCTCGTTTGGAGAGGCCACTACGCTGCCACGTAAGGGTAAGTCGGCCAGCGAGTTTGGGGATATAAGCTCATCTCACAGTGCTTCCCGAAAGTCTCtgatagaaatcaataactgtgcTCAACAATCTAACTATAATAAcaacatttaa